The Mesotoga sp. BH458_6_3_2_1 genome contains a region encoding:
- a CDS encoding ABC transporter permease — MFTARTLSLKKLSFSLLLVVCILSVWALIIWFGGESPFKGFYYIIDGSLGNHYQILSTLNKMVPLILAAAAVAVPAWTGMWNIGGEGQLLLGAFGAALVGFSVDFGVGLVNIIVALIVSAAFGMAWAAWPAIFKIKLKMDEVVTTLMGNYIAAQIIAYLINKPFRDPKSPLAQTPYIKSSFVIPYLFEGSQFSATFFVAIVIVLALFIFRKRFLLGYEFEITGSNSVFAELSGVRVSKTKMLSMLIGGALAGLAGGLLVLGMTQRVMQSFSPGYGFTGLLVCLLAFNNPLLIVGIAFLFSVLHTGSVNLQLFSSVPAEISGVLQAVMVLFVAAFKTFIVGRRDG; from the coding sequence ATGTTCACTGCTCGAACGCTCAGCCTTAAGAAGCTCTCGTTCTCACTTCTGCTTGTAGTATGCATATTGTCTGTCTGGGCGCTGATAATCTGGTTTGGCGGTGAATCGCCTTTCAAGGGATTCTACTACATCATAGATGGTTCGCTGGGTAACCACTATCAAATACTCTCCACGCTGAACAAGATGGTCCCGCTCATTCTTGCCGCTGCCGCTGTGGCTGTTCCCGCATGGACCGGCATGTGGAACATAGGCGGGGAGGGACAGCTCCTTCTTGGTGCCTTCGGCGCGGCGCTTGTGGGTTTCTCCGTCGATTTTGGGGTCGGTCTGGTGAACATCATTGTTGCCCTGATTGTCTCTGCCGCATTTGGAATGGCGTGGGCGGCATGGCCGGCAATATTCAAGATCAAGCTTAAGATGGACGAGGTTGTCACGACACTTATGGGGAACTATATAGCTGCTCAGATAATAGCGTATCTAATAAACAAACCGTTCAGAGATCCAAAGTCGCCTCTTGCCCAGACCCCTTATATCAAGTCGAGTTTTGTGATTCCGTACCTTTTTGAAGGTTCGCAGTTCTCAGCCACATTCTTCGTTGCTATCGTTATCGTCCTTGCTCTCTTCATTTTCAGGAAGAGGTTTCTTCTGGGATACGAGTTCGAGATAACCGGCAGCAACTCTGTGTTCGCCGAGCTCAGCGGAGTGAGGGTCAGCAAGACAAAGATGCTGTCCATGCTGATCGGGGGAGCTCTCGCAGGGCTTGCCGGAGGCCTCCTTGTCTTGGGGATGACTCAAAGGGTCATGCAGAGTTTTTCACCGGGATACGGTTTCACCGGTCTCCTTGTCTGTCTTCTCGCTTTCAATAATCCACTGCTAATCGTAGGAATAGCCTTTCTCTTCTCCGTCCTTCATACCGGCAGCGTCAATCTTCAGTTGTTCTCGTCGGTTC